The DNA sequence AACGGCGTAGACCctaaattatacaaataattaGCTATATAACGAAGCAGCTTGAACACACCGTTAATCATCTACCGAGAAGCAGTAGCCAAATGACCTGTAAAGTCAACTGCTAGTTCGAGGGTCAACCTTACCAAACGTCTGGCTCActacagacaaaaaaaaagtttatattaTTGCATGACAGACAATGTAGCCGAGGTTAAACACCTAGGTTAGGTGTGTTTTGCCTTTTAAAGATGCCGGGTATTCAAATATTCGGGTTATAATTTATACACCACTGACGGGCCTGCTACTTCACTTAGCCTTAAATCCATAACATACCTGATGTTCCTTGACAACTTCACTGAGACACGGATACCGCTCCGAAATCCATCGGTAAAACTTCGGTACTCCCATCTTAACCCATACAAGTGTTTCAAAATGTATTCAAATGAATTTTTTGAAATCAACAAAAAGGAAAATGGGGTAGTTGCCAAAGTACTTGAATTCCCACAGAATTTCGGGTTTTGTTTCCGTTGATCATGTTACGGTGCAGCGCTAAAATGTGTCCGGGTGGAACATGCAGTAGTATGATATAAATGACACTACTGTACTATTCTGTCAGTGGTGGCTTCGGAACACTGAAGTTGCTAATTCAGCGTGTGTTTTTTGTTCCTACAAGTAATGGGGCGCACGCATAAACTTTTTTCGGgtatatttataatttgtattgtatttttgggatggtgcagtggttcaGTATGTAAAACTGAGGTCGTCTTGCTGACCAAAACCCTACAACTAGGTGAATTGGGGTTTATCAGTTGCAACCATGTGGTCGCGATAATATGAACGTTTACTTTTTAAGTGCTTGGTAAAAGTGTGCCAAAGCTGACAATCCTTTTCtcaaataatccatccatcttccagctgcttatacTGGCCAGAGTTACATAGATGCCCAGTGCCTGTACCCCAAGCACTTTAGCTGGTAATTAAGGCAGGAGTAccatccatttatttttgagtaTAATGTAAACATGTTAAACAAGGTAAAACCACTAGCCCTGGCACAGGTGCTTCAAGTGATTGCTTATGGACAAGCTGTCAAGATTTTAAGTAGATTACGTACAATTCGTCGTTCGTAAGTTCGATCTTTTAACAGACGTAGCATTAAGAAGGCTTTGGGAAACTCAAACCTAAATGCGCACCAGGTTTCAGAACACACAGAACTAATTAAGCTATTCTTATCTGCACAATACATTATATGGCTGCTATATTTTCAATGATTGGCGTTCTGTATCAGAGGAAAagataaacagaaaaatatacCTCTATCTTTATACGTCAGAATGTTAAGGACAGTACTTTTCAATAATCAGAATGTAAACTTGGACATTGTAGTTCTAGAGTTCTTTTCCACCAGCCTAAAATGTACACTTAATTCATACATCTACTTAAATTACCTGCTTATCCAATTTGGGTAATAATGAGTTTAAATACTTTTATTACAGTTTCCgtaataattacataatattttattaattattcccacATAAATCTAGATTACAATTTCTCAGACTGAAAACAGTAAAATAACTGACGTTTATTAATAACCTAGAATGAGACAGAAAAAGTTAACTATAAAAACATATCAAATAAAGGTGGTTCATTCAAATAAAAATGGTTCATATCATACATATAATTTGAGTTTTGAGTTACCCTAAACGAAGTGAATTTCTTGTATTAACATAATTAATATTGCCAATAACAAAGGGACATATTTTTCAATATTCCGCAAAATATTCAATGGCGTAATTCTTATTTTTGAAGATGCCCTACTTCAAACGAACTCGGGAACTCGTCTGCGGTTCGCCGTCACAGAGCCGCGTGACGCAGCGCGGCCCCGCTTTTCTATTGGTCGACGGAACTGTCAGTAACATGTAGGCGGGTTCTCCAGGGAAGATGGCTTCTATGTCCGTAGGCGAGCCACAAGCAATGGAAGGTGAGATTGCACTGCTTTGCTGTGGCGCTGCAGCAGTTTGGCTATGACGGTGGGCTTCGGTTCTTCGGCTGTGTTTATTTCCCTGGGCGTGGGCCGTGTTCTGAATTAGCCTATACGACGCTTAGTCATGCAGCCCTGTGCATAAGCTTCATTTACATGGAAAGCGCTGGCTACGCTGCTCGGTGCTGTGCTCCATCAAGCTCGCGTTCGGGCATCTTTAACGTTAGCATTATGGCATGCTGTTCAATCATGTTTCAAATCAAGAAGTGCATTGGACAGGCACGTCATGCTATCTTACAAGCCGACGAACCACGCCTGCCACTGCACGATCAATCCGGCTGAAGATGCCTGCACATTTCGGGTGGATATTTGCCTGTTTCTGCTGCGTCATATTTCTGTTTGCCATTAAGCTGGCTGAGTTTCTTACTTCGATTATATTTGTGTGCGAGTCAAACCCGCCCGGTTGGTGAAAGATGGATGTATGTGGTTGTTGATGGGAATCGTTAAGTTAGGCTGAATTAGACCGCGTGATCCATGGGATGTTAgtgatattttgtattaatgCAGAAAAATGACGAGATGTGTCTCTTCCCTGCGTACTTTACGAGTCCGATGGTGTAGATGGCGTGCTGTTTGCCAGCTGAGTTGTACTTATCTTGTCCGTATCCCTTAGACAATGACATTTAGATCAGCACTGCAGTACTGTGGAAAGCGATGCAAAACCTTTTGCCTAGCCTCTGTATAGAACGCCCGTAAACTAGAAGGTGTAGGTGATGCTGCTTCTCAATAATACCACCTGCTCTGTTTTCAGTGGACAGGAAGGGTGAGTCGGAAGAGTCTGGAGATGATGAGATTAAGCGAAGGAGCCTGAATGGGGAGCTGGATCCCAAGCAGCCGCCCTTGTCAGGTGAGATGATGATCTCCCTGGCATTGGGATCTCATGCGGGAATCAAAGCAATGCATGATGTTTTAATCCAGCCTGGTCCTTCTCTCCTCACTCCCTTCTTATGGAAATGACCACCTGTGCCATCTTCAGAGAAGGAGGAGTCCCCAGTCGACATGGACACCATAACACTAGACCCAGAGGAAGAGGTGAAGTTTCACGCCAGGAGGGGGTGTTTATTTTTTGGATCTTCCTGAAGCATAATGTAATGTACGATCAGAGCCAAGTCTTAGTACTATGCTGTCCCATCTTCCTGTCTCCATCCAGGATGTGGATCTGGTTCACTGTCGTATTGGGAAGATCGAAGGGCTGGAGGTCTTACAGAAGGCAaaggtctgtgtgtttgtggttgAGGTCAGGGGAGTATGTTTGGGGAGAGTCTGCGTCCTCAGGTCCGTCCTAACGTTGACCTTCTTGAAGCATGTGTGTGATTTTTCTGggtcatctgttttttttcttctggtaGACGCTGTCGCTGAGACAGAACCTCATTAAACGTATTGAAAATCTGGATAGTCTGGTCTCTCTCCGAGAGCTGGACCTTTATGATAACCAGATCCGGCGTCTGGAGAACTTAGAGACCCTGACCCAGCTGCAGTGAGTTTTCTTGTCCTCCTACATCCATGCACACTGTTCGATTTCCAGTAGTTTGCAGTGTGCACTGTATACATGGGTGGGGTTtcatacagtgctcacagagcTGTGTCTTTATTGACCTCCAGGGTTCTGGATGTTTCCTTCAACATTCTTCGTAAAGTGGAGGCTCTAGATCGGCTCACAGGCCTGAAGAAGCTCTTCTTGCTGCACAACAAAATAAGCcgtattgaaaatttggaccaTCTGACCAACCTGGAGATGCTAGAACTGGGCTCAAACCGTATCCGGGTGAGGGCTGCCTCATGTGTAGCTAATGCCAATACCCATCCTCTCTTAAGAGGAGTTCTTGTCAACATGCACCAATGATGCTGATAGAGTGCTGTGATGTGATGTATCCTCTTCAGGTGATTGAAAACCTGGACTCTCTCTCCTCACTGACCAGCCTGTTTCTGGGCACCAATAAGATCACTCAGCTGCAGAACCTTGAAGGATTACATAACCTGACTGTCCTCAGTATTCAGGTACATCCCggacatgcatgcatgtgtttgggtgtgtgcatgtgtttgtttgtgtgtctgtaacCTTGTGTGCTGCTACATCCTTCAGAGTAACCGCATAACCAAAATAGAAGGTTTGGGGAGCCTGGTCAACCTGAGAGAGCTCTACCTGAGTCATAACGGCATTGAGGTTCTTGAAGGCCTGGAATCCAATGTGAGTCTGCACGATGTTCAACTGTCCGCACCTCCTTACCGACATGCTTATGAAAGGTCTACGTGACATATACACACCACAGCGTAGATAATATTCCTGCAAAGTTTACACGTACAGGACTGCAGACCTGCAGATGTAACGTGTGGCAGTACAGTGAATGGTTTAGAACAGGGGTTCTCAAACTGTTTGATCAGTGGTTCTCATCATATTTATGTTCAAAGTCAGGTGTCTGGaacaattttcaataacaaaaacacaatttcaTGAATTAGCAATAACTTTCTATATTAgatattatcattatcattgtcattatataacattatataacattatataacaatAGCGGGACCTTGACATAAAGACTGGTTTAATGTTTGCTGATCGTTTCGATGGGGGATTATGATGAGTTATGTATGTGGGAAATTTGGTTGTTCTATGTTGTATTTTTCTGCTTCAAACCATATTAAGCCTTTTTATGTTAACTATACTGATTCATAGGATGTATTATTGGTTGGGGCCAGATTAATTTGCAGCTCGCTCCGCATCTAGACCATGGTCAAGACGTTGAGAACCCCTGGTTTAGAGCATGAGATATCTCATCTACTGCAATGCCTGTCGTCTTTTGTTGTTATTACTTAATACTGTGTTGGATGTTTAAAGGTGGGTAGGGTTAGGGCGTGCTTTAAAGGTGCTGGCTTCCTTATATGATGGTAATGAATCTCTAAAGGTGATGGGGAGTTTATTGTGGAGTAGTATTAGCAAAAGGCAGTGCAGTCCTTGTCTATTCCCGCTTCACGTTCTGCCTTCTTGGTCTGGTCGCACGGTCTCTGATAGAAAAAGCTGACAACTCTGGACATCGCTGCCAATCGCGTCAAGAAGATTGAGAACATCAGTCATCTGACAGAGCTCCAGGAGTTCTGGGTGAGGAATGCATGAAGAGCAAGGAGAGTGGGAGGGAATGAGAGAACTAAATAAACATAATTGCATATTAGGATTCTTGCAGAAAATTGTAAAGAATTGTAATTTCCGTGTGCTTTTGGAATAATAGTTGCTCTCCGGGTCTGTCCCAGATGAATGATAACCAGATAGAGAACTGGGCTGACCTTGACGAGCTGCAAAATGCCAAACACTTGGAGACGGTGTATCTGGAGAGGAACCCTCTTCAGAAGGATCCACAGTACCGCCGCAAGATCATGCTGGCATTGCCCAGCGTGCGGCAGATCGATGCAACTTTCATCCGCTTCTGATTGGTCCTGCCTGTGATTCCCCACAAGACCCTGGCCATCTCATCATCAGTCTCACTCTTGCACACATATACGTGCAAATACACAGTCACGCATACATTTGTACATGTACAGTTATTCTTCCTATACCAATGAAGTCACAGTAATTTGGACTCTTGCTGGAAGGTGTGAATAATACTCCTCCCAAGAGCTTGATGGTTTGGTTTGTGCATGTCACTGTCCCACACCCCCATCACATGCAGATGACTATAGCGTCTTACAGGaagcagtgcattctgggagtctAATTTGGTAACACTCTAACAGCAATAGAAGAGCAGCACCTTGTGGTTCTCAGTCCGAGACTAAGGCATGTGACACACCCTAATCTTTAACTTGTGACCCCTGTTCCTTACAACCATCTGCAACCCTTGTCATGCACACAGATTCTCCCCTTCTTGTCTTTTCAATTGTAGGGGAATCTGACTAACCAAGCAAAGTTTATTGCAGGATCTCTGACAGGTCCCATAATTTTGGAGGGCAAATCCTTCACAGTAaggttttccttttttaaaaaaaaaaaaatctccagtgtTTTTAAAGAATAAACGTGCAAGAACAATTTCCTTCCATGCAGACTGCATTTGTTTCCATTTAGGCTGTGTTGGTTGGTCTTGCACTAGCATGTTGTCCGGTATGGTTGCATTTCTCTGGTGCTCTGGTTGAGGCTGTGGGGGTGCTAGGGAGGGGGCAGAGGCCCGCATCAGCCCACATCAGTCTGCTTCGAGGGAGATTGCTCAGAGCACTGGGCTCTGTCCCTGAGGCAAGTCACACACTGCTAGTGTTTCATAAATAGTGAAGAGGGTCTTCAGAAATCATTTGCTTTTTTGCTTAATGTTTTTCAAGTGCTTGGTTGACTGTTTTAAACTGAATGtatcataaaatataaaataaaattgggTAAAAAATCATTATGTTTTACCTGattttgttgtattttgctCAAAACCATCTATTAACTATCTGTACACTGAGGCCAGAAAGTCGTTGTTATATGCTTGATTACCTTTTATGTTGAATGTTTACTTTGCAAATTTAGTTGAGATGATAAAAACTGCATGCTGTATGTATGTGCGAAGAGAGGATCCAGTGTAAATCTTGTGGAAGTCTCAACGGTAGATGGCGCTGTGTTTTTCACCTTCTCAAAAAAAAGACAAGGAGAAATTTATAGAGAACTAGATGGATGTTTGCTAATTTTTCCAGCGGCAAACGGGGCAGGTCCCTTAAGCACTTATGtctttaaagtttaaaaaaatttgggggaaaaaagcagtCCAGCGGAGGAAATACAACACCCATAATCCTACGAGGCATCCTATGACGGATGATGTCGCTGCTATCGTAGTTAGGTGCGCAGGCGCACAGCCGTGTTGTTGTCGGCGGCGGTAAGATGGCGGCGATCGGGGATACATCAGCTCTGGGGCTGAACGGGTTAATACAGCAATTTACAGCCATAACGGGTAAACACGTTTTGTTCACACTTATTTCAATTTTACTTCATATAAATTGCTGTCAAAACAATGAGCCCGCGAAATAAGTAGGGAAAACTGCGTAGTCAGGACTGAAGGGGCATTAGAAACTACTGCCCCCTCTGTCAGCAGGAGAAAAGCCTACAACGAAAGGAAGAGATGGGCAGCCGTGCGTGGCCACCGACATCTCATATTGCCCATTTCAGCGAGGAAAAATGGTCAAAATTGGAGTAATATTGGAGGAAAGCTGTATGGGGTCGTGCATAAAGTTACTTTTTGACAGGCCGGTACAGCGCTTGGTGTTATTTGCACATTATAGACACGGGCTTGGGCTGCTTTTCCTGTAAcggagctggccaggctcttCCTAACCCGGGACAGCTGGGCTTCAAGCAGCACAACCCAGTACGAATGCTGGCTCCACCGGCATCTCTAACACGTTTTTCAGATGATGTGGCCACAGTAGTAGAAGTGTCAACAGGCAGCCCGGCAAAACTTGCTGCTCGCCAGATAAACTTATGAAGCAGGGATGTTGCTTAATTAAAACAAACGCATCGGGCGCAGGAGAGGATGTTGGGGTAGTTGTGGTGCCTTACATCATTTTGGTCTGCCAATTGACCATTGAACTGGCTGTTTCTCTCTTACTGTGTTTGTTCCTTTACTAGTTCTTAGGTGTCGAACCCTCATAAGCATTGCCGACTTTAGAAATGTACACGACTGG is a window from the Paramormyrops kingsleyae isolate MSU_618 chromosome 21, PKINGS_0.4, whole genome shotgun sequence genome containing:
- the ppp1r7 gene encoding protein phosphatase 1 regulatory subunit 7; translated protein: MASMSVGEPQAMEVDRKGESEESGDDEIKRRSLNGELDPKQPPLSEKEESPVDMDTITLDPEEEDVDLVHCRIGKIEGLEVLQKAKTLSLRQNLIKRIENLDSLVSLRELDLYDNQIRRLENLETLTQLQVLDVSFNILRKVEALDRLTGLKKLFLLHNKISRIENLDHLTNLEMLELGSNRIRVIENLDSLSSLTSLFLGTNKITQLQNLEGLHNLTVLSIQSNRITKIEGLGSLVNLRELYLSHNGIEVLEGLESNKKLTTLDIAANRVKKIENISHLTELQEFWMNDNQIENWADLDELQNAKHLETVYLERNPLQKDPQYRRKIMLALPSVRQIDATFIRF